Proteins encoded within one genomic window of Misgurnus anguillicaudatus chromosome 18, ASM2758022v2, whole genome shotgun sequence:
- the LOC129429088 gene encoding epidermal retinol dehydrogenase 2: MHKKVVQSFEKMTINLWLVKEIFELIFGTVFYFFEAFVRLFIPHPRKDVEGEIALVTGAANGIGKLIAKELGHHGATLVLWDINTEALDKAAKELRQALDVRVYAYACDCSRRTDVYKVAELVKREVGDVTILVNNAGVVTGKYTFTEAPDNLVDRTLRVNVAAHFWTYKAFLPLMLQRNHGHLVCVACHGGLFAMNGLSDYCASKFAAVSFAESIALELLVLQKEGIKTTIVCPYLINTTMFAGCQTKRPSFLPILDKRDTAKKIVDAILREQMYLLLPSSLYFMMALKSLMPTKLGIIFINFFGGMDLMNHFRGVPVPIISYKKPQRQRNDSGSDPQTPLIYYN; this comes from the exons ATGCATAAGAAGGTTGTTCAGAGCTTTGAAAAGATGACGATTAACCTTTGGTTAGTGAAAGAGATTTTTGAGCTCATCTTCGGAACAGTTTTTTACTTTTTCGAAGCCTTTGTTCGACTCTTTATTCCTCATCCCAGAAAAGATGTGGAGGGGGAGATCGCCTTAGTGACTGGAGCAGCAAATGGGATTGGAAAACTGATTGCCAAAGAACTTGGCCACCATGGAGCAACATTAGTACTATGGGACATTAATACAGAGGCACTTGATAAGGCAGCAAAAGAATTACGGCAAGCATTAGATGTGCGTGTTTATGCCTACGCCTGTGATTGCAGCAGAAGAACTGATGTTTACAAAGTTGCTGAACTG GTTAAAAGGGAAGTTGGAGACGTCACAATCCTGGTGAATAATGCAGGCGTGGTAACAGGAAAATATACTTTCACTGAAGCTCCTGACAATTTAGTGGACAGAACACTGAGGGTTAATGTTGCTGCTCATTTCTGG ACgtacaaggcatttttgccacTTATGTTACAACGGAACCATGGGCATCTAGTCTGTGTGGCGTGTCATGGAGGGTTGTTCGCTATGAATGGCCTTTCAG ACTATTGTGCGAGTAAGTTTGCGGCGGTGAGTTTTGCAGAATCCATTGCACTGGAACTGCTTGTCCTCCAAAAGGAAGGCATCAAAACAACAATAGTATGCCCCTATCTTATAAACACTACAATGTTTGCAGGATGTCAAACAAA GAGACCATCTTTTCTGCCAATCTTGGATAAGAGAGATACAGCAAAAAAGATTGTGGATGCCATATTACGAGAGCAGATGTACCTGTTGTTACCTTCAAGTCTATACTTCATGATGGCACTCAAAAG TCTCATGCCTACTAAACTTGGCATCATCTTTATTAACTTCTTCGGTGGTATGGATTTAATGAATCACTTCAGAGGGGTTCCTGTACCCATTATCAGCTACAAAAAGCCTCAGCGCCAAAGAAATGATAGCGGCAGTGATCCACAgac CCCACTTATCTATTACAACTAG